From one Xyrauchen texanus isolate HMW12.3.18 chromosome 17, RBS_HiC_50CHRs, whole genome shotgun sequence genomic stretch:
- the LOC127658086 gene encoding src-like-adapter, which yields MGGALTSQRTPEDFRQTQNNEDLLPRVHDNDTAVVLDNYPPPDICEPIFHKGEWLKVVSEEGYWWKVYSVQTKEVNYIPHCHAAKVYHGWLFENVARPKAEELLRLPGNRVGSFMIRESTKGMYTLSVRHRSIKHYRIVRMPNNWYFISPRLTFQCLEDLVNHYSDIADGLCCVLTGPCLTVCETTLNQLSPTASDGRKRSFDWKAVNSSELMYQSTSPSSANQDTALSYGVQNSVSSYMSLIGEQEKPERKKFSFKKKRWRSVYMLPDHRLDSLVTEEDSYEEVH from the exons ATGGGAGGTGCTCTGACAAGCCAAAGAACCCCAGAGGATTTCAGACAAACTCAAAATAATGAAGACCTTCTACCAAGAG TGCATGACAATGACACAGCAGTAGTGTTGGATAATTACCCTCCTCCTGATATCTGTGAGCCCATATTTCATAAGGGAGAGTGGCTGAAAGTAGTGTCTGA GGAAGGGTACTGGTGGAAGGTCTACTCAGTCCAAACTAAAGAAGTGAACTATATACCACACTGTCATGCAGCAAAGGTCTACCATGG CTGGCTGTTTGAAAATGTGGCCAGACCAAAGGCTGAAGAGCTGCTTCGTCTCCCAGGAAACAGAGTTGGGTCATTCATGATCAGAGAGAGCACAAAAG GTATGTACACCTTGTCTGTGCGCCACAGATCCATTAAGCATTATCGAATAGTTCGGATGCCAAACAATTGGTATTTCATCTCTCCACGCCTCACTTTCCAATGCCTGGAAGACCTGGTCAACCACTACTCTG ACATAGCAGATGGGTTGTGTTGTGTTCTAACTGGCCCGTGTTTGACTGTTTGTGAAACAACTCTTAATCAGCTCTCTCCAACTGCATCTGATGGGCGAAAACGCTCCTTTGACTGGAAAGCAGTGAACAG CTCAGAGCTAATGTACCAGAGTACAAGCCCTTCCTCTGCTAACCAAGATACAGCGCTCAGCTACGGGGTTCAGAATAGTGTCTCCTCCTACATGTCCTTGATAGGAGAGCAGGAGAaaccagagagaaaaaaatttagCTTCAAGAAAAAGAGGTGGAGGTCTGTCTATATGCTGCCTGACCATCGGCTTGACAGTTTGGTCACTGAGGAAGACAGCTATGAGGAGGTGCATTGA
- the LOC127658085 gene encoding CCN family member 4-like isoform X2, protein MWTLLSWIFVTASLHQASSQNSTDSPLMTTDLDPYNRNRYCKWPCKCPKSAPVCPPGVSLLTDGCDCCKACAKQVGETCNERDTCDYHKGLYCDYSADKPRYEKGVCAYVMGTGCEYNGVIYRNGQSFQPNCKYRCLCVNGAIGCVPLCTESQPPRVWCQRPKRVKIPGQCCNKWICEESRKPRKTNPRHAPEEVSLTTNNIWQKNCITQTTPWSPCSKTCGRGISMRISNDNAECVMEKDSRLCNLRPCEVDITKHFRIFRTSPSQAASVRSRIGPSTVESVLTSAAASPTSQRPLRWSFSVLMDLSLPGNTCGSTPASATSLAGIQTISLQIWSNTMISMRLLTNTLTKSQMQC, encoded by the exons ATGTGGACACTACTGTCGTGGATTTTTGTGACAGCCAGTTTGCATCAG GCCAGTTCCCAGAACTCCACAGACTCTCCTCTTATGACCACAGATTTGGACCCTTATAACCGGAATCGATACTGCAAATGGCCCTGTAAGTGCCCCAAGAGTGCCCCTGTGTGTCCACCCGGGGTCAGCCTGCTAACAGATGGGTGTGACTGCTGCAAGGCCTGTGCCAAACAGGTGGGGGAGACCTGTAATGAGAGAGACACCTGTGACTATCATAAAGGACTTTACTGTGACTACAGCGCTGACAAGCCAAGATATGAAAAAGGAGTGTGTGCAT ATGTTATGGGAACAGGCTGTGAATATAACGGTGTAATCTACCGTAATGGCCAGAGCTTCCAACCCAATTGTAAGTACCGCTGTCTCTGTGTGAATGGGGCGATTGGGTGTGTGCCCCTTTGTACTGAGTCTCAGCCACCCCGTGTGTGGTGTCAAAGACCCAAGAGAGTGAAGATTCCAGGTCAGTGCTGCAATAAATGGATCTGCGAAGAGTCCCGTAAACCACGCAAGACTAACCCAAGACACGCCCCTGAAGAGG TGTCTCTCACCACCAATAATATTTGGCAAAAAAATTGCATTACCCAGACCACCCCATGGAGCCCGTGTTCAAAAACTTGTGGACGGGGCATTTCCATGCGCATTTCTAATGACAACGCTGAGTGTGTGATGGAAAAAGACAGTCGACTATGTAATCTCCGACCCTGTGAGGTAGACATCACCAAGCACTTTAGA ATTTTCAGAACTTCACCATCTCAGGCTGCATCAGTAAGAAGCCGTATTGGCCCAAGTACTGTGGAGTCTGTACTGACGAGCGCTGCTGCATCCCCTACAAGTCAAAGACCATTGAGGTGGAGTTTCAGTGTCCTAATGGATCTGTCTTTACCTGGAAATACATGTGGATCAACGCCTGCTTCtgcaacctctcttgcaggaatccAAACGATATCTTTGCAGATCTGGAGCAATACTATGATTTCAATGAGGTTATTAACTAATACATTAACAAAGAGCCAGATGCAATGTTAA
- the LOC127658085 gene encoding CCN family member 4-like isoform X1, producing the protein MWTLLSWIFVTASLHQASSQNSTDSPLMTTDLDPYNRNRYCKWPCKCPKSAPVCPPGVSLLTDGCDCCKACAKQVGETCNERDTCDYHKGLYCDYSADKPRYEKGVCAYVMGTGCEYNGVIYRNGQSFQPNCKYRCLCVNGAIGCVPLCTESQPPRVWCQRPKRVKIPGQCCNKWICEESRKPRKTNPRHAPEEVSLTTNNIWQKNCITQTTPWSPCSKTCGRGISMRISNDNAECVMEKDSRLCNLRPCEVDITKHFRPGKKCLNIYREPDFQNFTISGCISKKPYWPKYCGVCTDERCCIPYKSKTIEVEFQCPNGSVFTWKYMWINACFCNLSCRNPNDIFADLEQYYDFNEVIN; encoded by the exons ATGTGGACACTACTGTCGTGGATTTTTGTGACAGCCAGTTTGCATCAG GCCAGTTCCCAGAACTCCACAGACTCTCCTCTTATGACCACAGATTTGGACCCTTATAACCGGAATCGATACTGCAAATGGCCCTGTAAGTGCCCCAAGAGTGCCCCTGTGTGTCCACCCGGGGTCAGCCTGCTAACAGATGGGTGTGACTGCTGCAAGGCCTGTGCCAAACAGGTGGGGGAGACCTGTAATGAGAGAGACACCTGTGACTATCATAAAGGACTTTACTGTGACTACAGCGCTGACAAGCCAAGATATGAAAAAGGAGTGTGTGCAT ATGTTATGGGAACAGGCTGTGAATATAACGGTGTAATCTACCGTAATGGCCAGAGCTTCCAACCCAATTGTAAGTACCGCTGTCTCTGTGTGAATGGGGCGATTGGGTGTGTGCCCCTTTGTACTGAGTCTCAGCCACCCCGTGTGTGGTGTCAAAGACCCAAGAGAGTGAAGATTCCAGGTCAGTGCTGCAATAAATGGATCTGCGAAGAGTCCCGTAAACCACGCAAGACTAACCCAAGACACGCCCCTGAAGAGG TGTCTCTCACCACCAATAATATTTGGCAAAAAAATTGCATTACCCAGACCACCCCATGGAGCCCGTGTTCAAAAACTTGTGGACGGGGCATTTCCATGCGCATTTCTAATGACAACGCTGAGTGTGTGATGGAAAAAGACAGTCGACTATGTAATCTCCGACCCTGTGAGGTAGACATCACCAAGCACTTTAGA CCAGGTAAAAAATGCCTGAACATCTATCGTGAACCAGATTTTCAGAACTTCACCATCTCAGGCTGCATCAGTAAGAAGCCGTATTGGCCCAAGTACTGTGGAGTCTGTACTGACGAGCGCTGCTGCATCCCCTACAAGTCAAAGACCATTGAGGTGGAGTTTCAGTGTCCTAATGGATCTGTCTTTACCTGGAAATACATGTGGATCAACGCCTGCTTCtgcaacctctcttgcaggaatccAAACGATATCTTTGCAGATCTGGAGCAATACTATGATTTCAATGAGGTTATTAACTAA